In Malania oleifera isolate guangnan ecotype guangnan chromosome 8, ASM2987363v1, whole genome shotgun sequence, a single window of DNA contains:
- the LOC131161431 gene encoding uncharacterized protein LOC131161431, translating into MGQTRSPCCDHSQFFDDSEKEAAGILLELPRLILESDDAVPFSWGGKKPRSALRAGTNTSSSASTTADSTRTSPDTPLLFPPKESEHHPSHSKIRISLKRTADDVSQMRGFVPERKGKEQGLEKLKRGQPSVKLPTVLNHHAPLIMAEESGENPLCGGLGGVVEERPAAGADYGHWAIRRALAAQARRRRIDFLRMRSKNRRA; encoded by the exons ATGGGGCAGACACGCTCTCCCTGTTGCGATCATTCCCAATTCTTCGACGATAGCGAGAAGGAGGCCGCCGGCATACTGCTGGAACTCCCTCGCCTAATCTTGGAATCTGACGACGCCGTACCATTCTCGTGGGGCGGCAAGAAGCCGCGATCAGCCTTGCGTGCTGGTACCAATACTTCATCGTCTGCGTCGACGACGGCCGACTCCACCCGTACCAGCCCTGATACGCCGCTCTTGTTCCCCCCCAAAGAGTCTGAACACCATCCTAGTCACTCCAAGATAAGAATCTCGCTCAAAAGG ACGGCAGATGATGTGAGCCAGATGAGAGGCTTCGTTCCGGAACGAAAAGGAAAAGAACAG GGCCTTGAGAAATTGAAGCGCGGCCAACCCAGCGTGAAACTCCCCACGGTTCTGAATCACCACGCTCCCCTGATAATGGCGGAGGAGAGCGGTGAAAACCCGTTATGCGGTGGTCTGGGCGGCGTCGTGGAGGAGAGGCCTGCCGCCGGCGCCGATTACGGCCACTGGGCTATCAGGAGGGCTCTTGCTGCCCAAGCTAGAAGAAGAAGGATTGACTTCCTGAGGATGAGGTCGAAAAACCGCCGCGCATGA